In Nicotiana tabacum cultivar K326 chromosome 10, ASM71507v2, whole genome shotgun sequence, the DNA window CCATCAGATCCTAAGGAAAACAAATCCATGATATACTTCTTCAACAGGTTCTATTTCTGCATAAGCCTGGGTTCTTTGTTTGCAGTGACCGTGTTGGTGTATTTACAAGACAATGTAGGAAGAGGATGGGGATACGGGATATCAGCAGGCACGATGGTCCTGGGCGTGGCTGTATTGATTGGTGGAACGACATTTTATAGATTCAAGAAGCCTCAAGGAAGTCCTTTGACTATCATATGGAGAGTTTTGTTCTTGGCTTGGAGGAAGAGAAAGCTTTCCTACCCTTCTGATCCTGCATTCTTGAATGAATATCACAATGCAAAAGTACCACATACACATATGCTCAGGTAAGCATGatattaaaagtaaaagtaaCAGCCTAGAGATGCTTATCGAACTAATTTCAATCACCTAAATAAGTCTATTACTCCTAATCCTATCTATTATCCATGTAAAACACTGATAATTATGGGAGGGCATTACTTAACTGATTATCTTATCGAAAACCAATGGGAGGATCGCTACTTGCTAGGCAGATCTGATCATACCCAACAGAATGCACAAAATAGACAATTGGCATCAGAAGTATGGAATCTTTAACCTACATATATTCAGAGGCAATTGCATCAGTATGTAGTCAGTGAAATTTTAACATGTAAGGCCAGAATTAATTACCTGAATGTAGTTGTTTTATGGCAAATTAAGAATCATCATGTAAAATAAGTAGTAAAAAACAAATATTTGATGTAAATAGAAGCTAACCAGTACTAGTACTTGTTAACAAACAGGTGTCTTGACAAGGCAGCCATTATTGATGACAGTGCCACGGCAAATGAAAATAGCAAGAACCGTTGGATAGTTTCAACAGTTACAGAAGTTGAAGAAGTGAAAATGGTGCTTAAACTGATTCCCATATGGTCCACATGCATACTTTTTTGGACAGTATACTCTCAGATGAATACCTTCACCATTGAACAAGCTACTTTCATGAACCGGAATGTCGGCAACTTTGCCATCCCTGCTGGCTCCTTTTCCTTCTTTCTCTTTATTAGCATACTTCTCTTTACTTCAGTAAATGAAAGGGTCACTGTACGTATTGCCAGAAGACTCACTCACAACATCCAAGGACTCACAAGCCTTCAGAGAGTTGGAATTGGACTAGTACTCTCCGTTGCTGGTATGGTAGCTTCAGCTTTGGTAGAACGACTAAGGAGGGACCGTGCCATCCATGACAACTTCAAAATAAGAGCTTTTTGGTTAGTCCCTCAATTCTTCATTGTAGGTGCCGGGGAAGCTTTTGCCTATGTAGGTCAGCTTGAATTTTTCATTAGGGAGGCACCAGAAGGGATGAAATCTATGAGCACAGGCCTATTTCTCAGCACACTCTCAATGGGATATTTTGTGAGTAGCTTGCTAGTGTCCCTTGTAACAAAAGTAACAAAAAGAAGCTGGCTTAAAAGCAATTTAAACAAAGGAAAGCTGGACCTCTTCTACTGGCTGTTGGCAGTGCTTGGAGTAATTAATTTCTTGgtttttattgtattttcaatGAGACACCAATACAAGGTAAAGCATCTTAGCAGTCTTGAGGATTCCAAAGAAGAGCTCAAGGATTGGAAGGATTTGACCCTCAGCAACAAGGAAAAGAAACTCGGAGCAGAGGAGAAGGAGGAAGCTTAATACTCTGTTAAGATATTTTCGATACAAGTTGTTTTATAGCCAAATACAGCTAAGTAATTCATTAAGATGGCGTACCATGTCGTATAAGCTTTCAACACATCATTCATTTCCAGAGTTTGTATTATAGGACCATATTGATTTCTCAAAGACATCAATACTAATTTGCCAAATGTATTAAGCTTCCGTTTCAGTTAAAACATCTGTTTTTCCTGATATATTGGATGATTTAAggacaacaataacaataacaacatcaAACCCAGTGAAATCTCACGGGGTCTGAGAGAATagtatgtacgcaaaccttacccctaatAAGTATTGAAGTTTGGCAAAT includes these proteins:
- the LOC107779046 gene encoding protein NRT1/ PTR FAMILY 6.4, which translates into the protein MVLVDNHAAKDGAEDGTLVDFRGNPVDKSRTGGWLAAGLILGTELSERICVMGISMNLVTYLVGDLHLPASKSANIVTNFMGTLNLLGLLGGFLADAKLGRYLTVAIFASIAALGVTLLTLATSIRSMKPPECDSRKGHCIAASSQQLALLYTALYTLALGGGGIKSNVSGFGSDQFDPSDPKENKSMIYFFNRFYFCISLGSLFAVTVLVYLQDNVGRGWGYGISAGTMVLGVAVLIGGTTFYRFKKPQGSPLTIIWRVLFLAWRKRKLSYPSDPAFLNEYHNAKVPHTHMLRCLDKAAIIDDSATANENSKNRWIVSTVTEVEEVKMVLKLIPIWSTCILFWTVYSQMNTFTIEQATFMNRNVGNFAIPAGSFSFFLFISILLFTSVNERVTVRIARRLTHNIQGLTSLQRVGIGLVLSVAGMVASALVERLRRDRAIHDNFKIRAFWLVPQFFIVGAGEAFAYVGQLEFFIREAPEGMKSMSTGLFLSTLSMGYFVSSLLVSLVTKVTKRSWLKSNLNKGKLDLFYWLLAVLGVINFLVFIVFSMRHQYKVKHLSSLEDSKEELKDWKDLTLSNKEKKLGAEEKEEA